The window TTCCCCGGCCGGCGGAGCCGCCCCGCCGAAGTCGTTGCTCCCGTAGTCGTTCCGCGCGTGCACGGCCCCGGCCGGCAGTCCCTCGAACTTCCCGCTGCCCGCCCCGGCCGGCAGCTCGGTGACCGAGGCCGGCAGATCGAAGAGCACCCAGTGCCAGAACCCGCTGCCCGTGGGCGCGTCCGGGTCGAAGCACGTCACCGCGAAGCTCTTCGTCCCCTCAGGGAAACCCTCCCACCGCAGCTGCGGCGAGACGTTCCCACCCGCGTGCACCTGCGCCTCGCCCAGATCGGCGCCCGGCGCGAGATCCGCGCTGGTGACGGTGAAGGCGTGCACCTCCGGGTGGAAGTCGTGCGGAAGAGGCGCCCTGCTCTGCTCGGTCACTGCTGACCCTCCTGATCGCTCGCGATTACCGGTCCGAGCCTAGGACCGGCTAGAGCCAGTTGCGCTGCGAACCGACGGACGCGATCCACTGGTTCAGGTACGCGACCCAGTCGGTCCCCTGGTACGACTGCAGACCCACCTGGAAGCAGCGGTATGTGTCGCTGCTCTCGCTGAACAGACCCGGCTTCTTGTCCATCTCCAGGACGACGTCCATCTCCCGGCCGTCCGAGATGAAGGTGAGCTCGACCTGGTTCAGCCCGCGGTACTGCGACGGCGGCAGGAACTCGATCTCCTGGTAGAAGGGCAGCGACTGGCGCGTCCCTCGGATGTGCCCGCGCTCCATGTCCGCACTGCGGAAGGAGAAACCGAGCTGCCGGAAGGCGTCGAGGATCGCCTGCTGCGCCGGCACCGGGTGCACGTTGATCGGGTCGAGGTCGCCCGCGTCCACCGCACGAGCGATCTCCAGCTCGGTGCTGACCCCGATGTTCATCCCGTGCAGGTGCTGACCCCCGAAGTGGGTGATCGGCGTCTCCCACGGGATCTCCAGCCCGAACGGCACCACGTGCAGCGCGCCGGCCTGCACCTGGAAGGCACCGCCCAGCCGCTGCTTGGTGAAGACGACGTCCTGCTTGTACTCCTGGTCCCCGCCCTCGACCTCGACCCGTGCCTGCAGCCCGACGGACAGCCCCTCGATCTGCTGCTCCACGGATCCGCCCTGGATCCGGACCTCGCCCTGGACGATCCCGCCCGGAACGACGTTCGGCTCGGTGATGACGGTGTCCACCGAAGCGCCACCGGCACCCAGGCTCGCGAACAGCTTCTTGAAGCCCATGCTCAAACTCCCCTTGAAACGATCTGGCGACTATGCCGCGACTACCCCTTACCAACGCGGAACCTTAGGCCCCGGTTGCAGGCGTACGCGTTCCACTACGCTCGACCGGATGAGCGCGCGCCCTGACCGTACGCCCCTGCCCAGGTCCTTCTTCGACCGCCCGGTCCTCACGGTGGCCCCGGACCTCCTCGGCCGCACCCTCGTCCGCCGTACCCCGGAAGGCCCCCTGGAACTGCGCATCACGGAGGTCGAGGCGTACGAGGGGGAGTCCGACCCGGGCTCCCACGCCTACCGCGGCCGCACCGCACGCAACGCATCGATGTTCGGTCCACCCGGACACGCGTACGTCTACTTCATCTACGGCATGTGGTTCAGCCTGAACCTGGTGTGCGGCCCGCCGGGCCACGCCGGCGGGGTCCTGGTGCGCGCGGGCGAGGTCACCGTCGGTGCCGACCTGGCCGCCAAACGTCGGGTTACAGCCAGAAACCCGAGAGAACTGGCCAAAGGCCCGGCCCGCCTGGCCACGGCCCTGGACGTCGACCGCTCCCTCGACGGCACCGACCTCTGCGCGGGCCCCGATTCCCCCTTGTCCCTCCTCACGGGCACCCCCACCTCGCCCGACCTGGTGAGCAGCGGCCCGCGCACGGGAGTCGGCGGAGCCGGCGCCACCCACCCGTACCGCTTCTGGCTCACCGACGACCCGACGGTGAGCCCGTACCGGGCCCACGCGCCACGCCGCCGCTCAACTTGACTCGGCCTGTCCGTGCGCCTAACGTAGCCCGAGCCGCTTGAACGGGGCACTGCTGTCAGCAGACCCCCAGAGCGGCCAACCCACTACCTACGACTTACCCCTGGCGGGGTCCTATTCGGCATGCCCGAATTCCCGGCCGGTGGCTCGATTATGAGCCACAAGAGATAAGCGCT of the Streptomyces sp. NBC_01294 genome contains:
- a CDS encoding YbhB/YbcL family Raf kinase inhibitor-like protein, translating into MTEQSRAPLPHDFHPEVHAFTVTSADLAPGADLGEAQVHAGGNVSPQLRWEGFPEGTKSFAVTCFDPDAPTGSGFWHWVLFDLPASVTELPAGAGSGKFEGLPAGAVHARNDYGSNDFGGAAPPAGERHRYVFTVYAVDQAKLGPGADASPAAVGFNLRFHTLGRAQLVGEYEAPAG
- a CDS encoding DNA-3-methyladenine glycosylase, with amino-acid sequence MSARPDRTPLPRSFFDRPVLTVAPDLLGRTLVRRTPEGPLELRITEVEAYEGESDPGSHAYRGRTARNASMFGPPGHAYVYFIYGMWFSLNLVCGPPGHAGGVLVRAGEVTVGADLAAKRRVTARNPRELAKGPARLATALDVDRSLDGTDLCAGPDSPLSLLTGTPTSPDLVSSGPRTGVGGAGATHPYRFWLTDDPTVSPYRAHAPRRRST
- a CDS encoding sporulation protein, encoding MGFKKLFASLGAGGASVDTVITEPNVVPGGIVQGEVRIQGGSVEQQIEGLSVGLQARVEVEGGDQEYKQDVVFTKQRLGGAFQVQAGALHVVPFGLEIPWETPITHFGGQHLHGMNIGVSTELEIARAVDAGDLDPINVHPVPAQQAILDAFRQLGFSFRSADMERGHIRGTRQSLPFYQEIEFLPPSQYRGLNQVELTFISDGREMDVVLEMDKKPGLFSESSDTYRCFQVGLQSYQGTDWVAYLNQWIASVGSQRNWL